Part of the Candidatus Ancaeobacter aquaticus genome, TATTATATCCCAATGATTTCAGAAGTGTTTCTGAAGACTCAGCAAGATCTTTTAATCGTTCCACCGTATAAACTTCTTTTGCGAGTTCTGCAAGAATTGCCGTTTGATATCCGGAACCGGTACCAACCTCAAGGACTTTGTCGTCCTTGGTAACCTCAAGGCATTGTGTCATTAATGCAACCATAAATGGTTGAGATATTGTCTGCCCGTACCCAATTGATAGAGGATAATCTTTGTATGCACACTCTTTTTCTTGATCGTCGAGAAAGAGATCTCGCCTAACTGTGCGAAAAGCATTTAACACTGTCTCAGAAGTAATACCGCGAGGAATAAGCTGCGTACTTATCATGTGCTCTATTTTATTCGCAAAGTCGTAATCTGGATTATTTTTTCTTTTTCTTTGAAACATAAAGGCTTTTAAATACGAGTTTAAAAAAGAGTACAACATCACGAGAAGGACAAATTTTACTTTCCTCTGTACCGTATATGGTGCGCACAGGAACAGACGCTATTGTATATCCTTTTTGTGACGCATTTATGAGTATTTCAGACTCAGAATCAAATCGGACAGTCTTTAGGTCGATATGCCCTAATACTCGTTTATGAAACAAACGAAAACCGCATTGTGAATCAGGAATCTTCTGCCCGGCGATTTTTGATACCACATTCGATGTAAACTGATTTGTCCACAGACGGATTATCGGCATTGATTTTGTGTCATCGAGCCTGTTACCGATCAAGATATCTGCTTCACCTGCCCTATCAATAAACGTATTGATTTCATTGTAGTCATGCTGGCCGTCACCATCAATAGTTATTACTGCGTCCCAGTCACCTTTTGATACATAATCAAATCCTGATTTAAGTGCTGCACCCTTTCCACTATTTGTTTCATGGCGGATAACATGCACACCAGCTGACTCAGCAACTGCACTGCTTTTGTCTGTTGAGCCATCGTCAACAACTATAATATCCGAAATAACTGTCTTAACACCATCTAACAGTTCTCTAAGATGATTTTCTTCATTATAAACAGGAACAAGAACACATACTTTCATCAAGAACCCTTTCTAATATCTCTAAACAAACACCACTGTCCTGGATTATTCAATATAAGCTTTTCCGAAACATTCATAACTTCTCTCACACATGCTTCTTCAGTATCACACAAAATAGGTTTTTCAAAC contains:
- a CDS encoding protein-L-isoaspartate(D-aspartate) O-methyltransferase; this translates as MFQRKRKNNPDYDFANKIEHMISTQLIPRGITSETVLNAFRTVRRDLFLDDQEKECAYKDYPLSIGYGQTISQPFMVALMTQCLEVTKDDKVLEVGTGSGYQTAILAELAKEVYTVERLKDLAESSETLLKSLGYNNVKMYTGDGTLGWKEYAPYNKIIVTAGATKIPDALTKQLSDNGVMVIPVGGQYSQELIVATKNQGKLQTQSVCGCVFVPLIGKDSWENY
- a CDS encoding glycosyltransferase family 2 protein yields the protein MKVCVLVPVYNEENHLRELLDGVKTVISDIIVVDDGSTDKSSAVAESAGVHVIRHETNSGKGAALKSGFDYVSKGDWDAVITIDGDGQHDYNEINTFIDRAGEADILIGNRLDDTKSMPIIRLWTNQFTSNVVSKIAGQKIPDSQCGFRLFHKRVLGHIDLKTVRFDSESEILINASQKGYTIASVPVRTIYGTEESKICPSRDVVLFFKLVFKSLYVSKKKKK